A stretch of Brassica napus cultivar Da-Ae chromosome C6, Da-Ae, whole genome shotgun sequence DNA encodes these proteins:
- the LOC125588348 gene encoding uncharacterized protein LOC125588348, translating to MIASAIKTLKNLKPKLSNAEMSWFTEHPQFRHIFHMKIETNHRVQGMWMLLLRTAGSEKLREVWFIVNGVPIRYGLREHGLIYGLFCQNYPLGYKELGGTRFVDRHFKEGEPRRL from the coding sequence ATGATAGCTAGCGCGATTAAGAcgctaaaaaatctgaaacccaAGCTGTCTAACGCGGAGATGAGCTGGTTCACGGAGCATCCTCAATTCAGACACATTTTCCACATGAAGATAGAGACTAACCACAGGGTTCAGGGAATGTGGATGTTGTTGTTGCGTACTGCTGGTAGCGAGAAGCTGAGAGAAGTGTGGTTCATTGTGAATGGGGTTCCAATCCGTTACGGGCTGAGGGAACATGGTTTGATATATGGGCTATTCTGCCAGAACTATCCTCTCGGCTACAAAGAGCTTGGTGGGACGAGGTTCGTTGATCGTCATTTCAAGGAAGGAGAACCGAGAAGGTTATAG
- the LOC106365760 gene encoding submandibular gland secretory Glx-rich protein CA-like: MVVETRGRGKRKDNPTKEEVRKVKFVKTASDNIEKTTTGNVESTGTAKTTEIVDSREKTMDVSTEVTTDVSTEKTTDVSAEKTSEDARESTAEITEPSDVALETAPATVNKGPAGPSPPAPPATPAIGTESEEEENEETPSSGDEVNQKAGSGEEENDHDDRSDGSSQENEDAEEEQEEADEKEETEGSEEGNGDGEGNEDGEGKDNDNEGSEKENDREELANGDDNENPPEPGNPPEPEVTNVTNFQLSVLMLVILGEV, translated from the coding sequence ATGGTGGTCGAAACGAGAGGAAGGGGTAAGAGGAAGGATAATCCAACGAAGGAAGAGGTTCGGAAAGTGAAGTTTGTAAAGACGGCCTCCGATAATATTGAGAAGACGACGACGGGGAATGTTGAATCGACGGGAACGGCAAAGACGACGGAGATTGTTGACTCGAGGGAGAAGACGATGGATGTCTCGACGGAGGTGACGACGGATGTCTCGACGGAGAAGACGACGGATGTCTCGGCGGAGAAGACGAGTGAGGACGCGAGGGAGAGTACGGCAGAGATAACGGAGCCGAGTGATGTGGCTTTAGAAACTGCTCCGGCGACAGTGAACAAAGGTCCTGCTGGCCCATCTCCTCCAGCTCCTCCAGCAACTCCGGCGATTGGGACtgaatctgaagaagaagagaatgaggAAACCCCTTCTTCTGGAGATGAAGTGAATCAGAAAGCCGGTTCTGGAGAGGAAGAGAATGATCATGACGACCGTTCCGATGGTTCTAGCCAGGAGAATGAAGATgctgaagaagaacaagaagaagcagATGAGAAGGAAGAGACTGAAGGTTCTGAAGAAGGAAATGGTGACGGAGAAGGAAATGAAGACGGAGAAGGAAAGGATAATGATAATGAAGGttctgaaaaagaaaatgaccGAGAAGAGTTAGCAAATGGAGATGACAATGAGAATCCACCTGAACCCGGGAATCCACCTGAACCAGAGGTAACAAATGTAACAAATTTTCAATTGAGTGTGTTAATGCTAGTAATACTAGGGGAAGTATAG